The Sphingomonas sp. KR3-1 genomic interval ACACCGCGCTGCCGGTGACGATCATCACCTCCGAGACGCTTGAGCGCGCCGGCATCACGAACGTGACCGACGCGATCCGCTCGGCCTCCGCCGACGGCGCGGGCTCGATCGGCAACGGCTTCACCAGCGGCTTCTCGGCCGGCGGCGCCGCGGTTTCGCTGCGCAACCTCGGCGTGTCGTCGACCCTGGTGCTCGTCGACGGCCTGCGCTCGACCAACTTCCCGCTGAACGACGACGGCCACAACGCCTATGTCGATCTCAACAGCATCCCGCTGGTCAACGTCCAGCAGGTGCAGGTCCTCAAGGACGGCGCATCGTCGCTGTACGGCGCGGACGCGATCGGCGGCGTGGTCAACATCATCACCCGCAAGCACATGACCGGCATCGAAGGCGGCATCGAAGGCGGCGCGACCGAGAAGGGCGACGGCGCAAAGTACCGCGCGAAGCTGCTCGCCGGCTTCGGCGACTATGACGCCCAGGGCTTCAACGTCTATATCGGCGGCGACTACGAGTATGACGGCCGCATCAACGCCGCCTCGCGTGGCTTCCCGTTCAACACGCTCGATCTGCGCTCGATCGGCGGCGTCGACAACAACCGCGCGGACGACACGCTCGGCACCGCGACGACGGACGCCGTGGTCACCCGCGTGACGCAGACCGATCTCAACAACCCGCTCGCGGGCTCGGTCTCGAACGCCACCACCCCGGCGCTGTTCACCTCGCTGACGCCGCTGGCGAACTGCCAGTACGGCACCTATTCGGAGAACACTTCGGCACGCGTCGGCACCGCCTGCGCGCACGACCTCACGCGCGAATATGCGCAGGTCTCGCCGCTGCAGGAGCGCTATGACGCGGTTGCCCGCGTGAGCTTCCGCCTGGGCGACAATGTCGAGGGCTATGTCGCGGGCAGCTATGCGCATGACCGTGTCGACATCATCTCGCCGCCGCGCGCGATCCGCCAGGTCCAGGCATTCGGTGGCGCCCCGGCAACCGCGACCAGCAACCCGGGCATCGTGCTGCCGGTCTATATCTGCTCGTCGGGCGTCAACTGCTCGACCGCCGCGGATCGCCAGCTCAACCCGAACAATCCCTATGCGAACGCGTATCGCCTGGACCCGGCTAACGGCGCGGCGCGCCTCTACTACCTGTTCGGCGACGTCCGTTCGGGCCTGACGCGCACCAACGAAGTGTTCCGCATCACCGGCGGCCTGCACGGCACCGTTGCCGAGAGCTGGAACTGGAATGTCGAGGCGGGCTATTCGCGCGACAACCTCGACAACACCATCTACGGCTACGCCAACCTCGCCGCGCTGGTGAAGGCGATCAACACCGGCTCGTACAACTTCGTCAATCCGAGCCTCAACTCCGCCGCGGTCCGCAACGCCGTGCTCCCGCCGATCACCGCGCTCTCGAACTCGAGCGAGCTGACCGTCGATGCGTCGCTCAGCCACAGCTTCTTCACCCTTCCGGGTGGCGATGTGCAGCTCGCGATCGGTGGCCAGTACCGCAAGGAAAAGCTGACCAACAACAGCGCCAACCCGAACCTCGACGTGCCCGGTCTCTCGACCGCGCAGGCCTATGGTGACCGGTCGGTCTGGGCCGGCTATTTCGAGCTCGACGTGCCCGTGCTCGACTCGCTCGATTTCAACGTGTCGGGCCGTTACGATCACTATTCGACCGGCATCGGCCACTTCTCGCCCAAGGCGACGGCGAAGTTCCAGCCGATCAAGCAGCTCGCGATCCGCGGCAGCTACTCGGAAGGCTTCCGTGCACCGACCTTCGCAGAATCGGATCCGCGCAGCTCCTATTCGGGCTTCGTCGGCTACACGCCTGCGACGGCACAGCCTGCCTTCGCCGCGGCGCACGCTGCCAACCCGGCATATTCGGCAAACTACAGCCTCGGCCGTGGTTATGTCGGCAACGCCGCGATCGAGCCGGAGACGGCGCGCAGCTTCACGCTGGGCACGATCTTCGAGCCGACGCCCTGGCTGAGCTTCACGGCTGACTATTTCAACGTGAAGAAGTCGAACCTGATCGTGACCGGCCCGCAGACGTCCGACGCGATCAACGCCTACTACTCGGTCGCCGGCCAGACCTTCGCTTCCGCTGCGGCTGCAGCGGCTGCGGGCTGCGCCAAGGTTGCCGCAGTCGGCACCGGCTATTCGTGCAACGTGGTCGACGGGGCCGATCCCTTCGCCCCCAACGCACTGCCGCGCCTGCTCGTCGTCAACGCTCCCTATGTGAACACGGCCTATGAGATCATCTCCGGGCTCGAGTTCACCGCTGATGCGCATATCAAGTTCAGCGACGATTTCCGT includes:
- a CDS encoding TonB-dependent receptor; this translates as MKKSHTTRLRTSAALSALVLAGSLFAAPAFAQDTTTTTTTDTAAAPQSSDGDIVVTGTIFRQSDTHTALPVTIITSETLERAGITNVTDAIRSASADGAGSIGNGFTSGFSAGGAAVSLRNLGVSSTLVLVDGLRSTNFPLNDDGHNAYVDLNSIPLVNVQQVQVLKDGASSLYGADAIGGVVNIITRKHMTGIEGGIEGGATEKGDGAKYRAKLLAGFGDYDAQGFNVYIGGDYEYDGRINAASRGFPFNTLDLRSIGGVDNNRADDTLGTATTDAVVTRVTQTDLNNPLAGSVSNATTPALFTSLTPLANCQYGTYSENTSARVGTACAHDLTREYAQVSPLQERYDAVARVSFRLGDNVEGYVAGSYAHDRVDIISPPRAIRQVQAFGGAPATATSNPGIVLPVYICSSGVNCSTAADRQLNPNNPYANAYRLDPANGAARLYYLFGDVRSGLTRTNEVFRITGGLHGTVAESWNWNVEAGYSRDNLDNTIYGYANLAALVKAINTGSYNFVNPSLNSAAVRNAVLPPITALSNSSELTVDASLSHSFFTLPGGDVQLAIGGQYRKEKLTNNSANPNLDVPGLSTAQAYGDRSVWAGYFELDVPVLDSLDFNVSGRYDHYSTGIGHFSPKATAKFQPIKQLAIRGSYSEGFRAPTFAESDPRSSYSGFVGYTPATAQPAFAAAHAANPAYSANYSLGRGYVGNAAIEPETARSFTLGTIFEPTPWLSFTADYFNVKKSNLIVTGPQTSDAINAYYSVAGQTFASAAAAAAAGCAKVAAVGTGYSCNVVDGADPFAPNALPRLLVVNAPYVNTAYEIISGLEFTADAHIKFSDDFRWESRLDLQETLKYDLHPKTGAVQRYTGTVGPEDLSSGGGTPRWRGNWQNTFSYNQFSLTATTYFVGSMKAVAADQASSVNGDISCKSVVYKDSAGGTDKFCKIHSFLYTDVNLTVKVNDKFSFFGLVGNVTNSRAPLFANTAYTAQANTLTSWHSAGLIGRTFRAGANFKF